A DNA window from Methylocystis heyeri contains the following coding sequences:
- a CDS encoding cold-shock protein yields MISGTVKWFNAQKGFGFIQPDSGGNDVFVHISAVERAGLSTLVEGQKVSFDLMVDKRSGKYSADMLKLES; encoded by the coding sequence ATGATCAGCGGAACCGTAAAGTGGTTCAACGCCCAAAAGGGCTTTGGCTTCATCCAGCCCGATTCCGGCGGAAACGATGTTTTCGTCCACATCAGCGCGGTTGAGCGCGCCGGCCTCTCAACTCTCGTAGAGGGCCAAAAAGTCAGCTTCGACCTGATGGTCGACAAGCGCAGCGGCAAATATTCGGCGGACATGCTGAAGCTGGAAAGCTGA
- a CDS encoding Rieske 2Fe-2S domain-containing protein: MGLVRIGNIEEVPRGEGRRFRLGDREIAVFRTWAGEIFAAQPDCPHAGGPLADGLLGGASVTCPLHDRSFDLRSGRNLSGDCEDICVFPVAIERDGGMVVELAE, from the coding sequence ATGGGTCTGGTCAGGATCGGCAACATCGAAGAAGTTCCCAGAGGCGAGGGGCGGCGGTTCAGGCTCGGGGACCGCGAAATCGCCGTCTTCCGCACCTGGGCGGGCGAAATCTTCGCCGCCCAGCCGGATTGTCCGCATGCGGGAGGCCCGCTCGCGGACGGCCTTCTCGGAGGCGCGTCCGTGACCTGCCCGCTGCATGATCGTTCTTTCGACTTGCGCTCGGGCAGGAATCTCAGCGGGGACTGCGAGGATATTTGCGTCTTTCCCGTCGCAATCGAGCGGGATGGCGGAATGGTCGTCGAATTGGCGGAGTAA
- a CDS encoding DUF2946 family protein — translation MPKVWGTKTGSARAALATVAICLLVLKALVLAPLQSGSAAQHWGLGAPASLLAVDCAATGAPGDGKVPAPTSHHHDACAFCLVRHHAAAFGAAISPAALVFIVPHAPPTTLGRPALSDSRTPSRVWFEARSPRGPPIFS, via the coding sequence TTGCCGAAGGTCTGGGGAACAAAGACAGGATCGGCCCGCGCGGCTCTCGCGACGGTCGCCATCTGTCTGCTCGTTCTCAAGGCGCTTGTCCTGGCTCCGCTCCAATCCGGAAGCGCGGCGCAACACTGGGGCCTCGGCGCCCCTGCCTCCCTTCTCGCCGTCGATTGCGCCGCTACGGGCGCGCCCGGAGACGGCAAGGTCCCCGCGCCCACTTCGCATCATCATGACGCCTGCGCCTTTTGTCTCGTCAGGCATCATGCAGCGGCCTTCGGCGCCGCGATCTCGCCCGCGGCGCTGGTATTCATCGTCCCCCACGCTCCGCCGACGACGCTGGGCCGACCGGCGCTCTCCGATTCCCGGACGCCTTCCAGGGTCTGGTTCGAGGCCCGGTCGCCGCGCGGCCCGCCGATCTTCTCCTGA
- a CDS encoding acyl-CoA dehydrogenase family protein, protein MQQIDSILDAVRRIEPVIRENAPAAERDRRLAAPAAAAMREAGLYRLWRPKALGGLEVDPVTGFRVIEELARIDSAASWNLQVSIAHDLFGPWFGDAAAREIFGGDAITVGGQQPARRAVPVEGGYLLSGKTPFVSGAHQATAYIGYANIVENGELRRGADGTPETLLVACPAKDAQIVDNWNVIGMRGTGSHDVEMHDAFIPAHWTVPWAPLQKPGSAYQGPLYRLTVWPAIAALTPPALGIARAAVDEAVALATAKTPAFGARALKDNSVVQSQLARAEARLCAGRALFYQTFAEAYREAVAGRPIDIGLKAKMQLAMTHAMLEAAAAVDIVHEIVGASGVRDEYSFSRHFRDIHVITQHGFINSAKLQGVGQIMLGLAPDWPFFAF, encoded by the coding sequence ATGCAGCAGATCGATTCAATCCTCGACGCCGTCCGGCGGATTGAACCGGTCATACGAGAAAACGCTCCCGCCGCAGAGCGCGACCGTAGGCTGGCGGCGCCGGCGGCGGCCGCGATGCGCGAGGCGGGGCTTTATCGGCTGTGGCGTCCGAAAGCTCTCGGTGGACTCGAGGTCGATCCGGTAACCGGCTTTCGCGTCATCGAGGAGCTCGCGCGCATCGACAGCGCGGCGAGCTGGAACCTTCAGGTATCGATCGCGCATGATCTCTTTGGCCCATGGTTCGGCGACGCCGCCGCGCGCGAGATTTTCGGGGGCGACGCCATAACCGTGGGCGGCCAGCAGCCCGCGCGCCGCGCCGTTCCCGTCGAGGGAGGCTATCTCCTCTCCGGCAAGACCCCCTTTGTGAGCGGCGCGCATCAGGCGACCGCCTACATCGGTTACGCCAACATAGTGGAGAACGGCGAACTGCGTCGCGGCGCCGATGGGACGCCGGAGACGCTTCTGGTCGCCTGTCCCGCGAAAGACGCCCAAATCGTCGACAATTGGAACGTCATCGGCATGCGCGGCACCGGCAGCCATGACGTCGAGATGCACGACGCTTTCATTCCCGCGCATTGGACGGTTCCGTGGGCGCCGTTGCAAAAGCCGGGCAGCGCCTATCAGGGGCCGCTCTATCGTCTCACCGTATGGCCGGCGATAGCCGCCCTCACGCCGCCGGCGCTCGGCATCGCCCGCGCCGCGGTCGACGAGGCGGTGGCGCTCGCGACCGCGAAGACTCCGGCCTTCGGCGCCAGGGCGCTCAAGGACAATAGCGTCGTTCAGTCGCAACTGGCGCGCGCCGAAGCGCGGCTCTGCGCCGGTCGGGCTTTGTTTTACCAGACCTTCGCGGAGGCCTATCGGGAAGCTGTCGCCGGGCGCCCTATCGACATCGGCTTAAAGGCGAAAATGCAGCTCGCCATGACCCACGCCATGCTCGAAGCGGCGGCGGCGGTCGACATCGTTCATGAGATCGTCGGCGCCTCGGGCGTGCGCGACGAATACAGCTTCTCGCGGCATTTCCGCGACATCCACGTCATCACCCAGCACGGCTTCATCAACTCCGCCAAATTGCAGGGGGTGGGGCAGATCATGCTGGGCCTTGCGCCGGACTGGCCGTTCTTCGCCTTTTGA
- a CDS encoding PepSY-associated TM helix domain-containing protein, translating to MITRSLWVVVHRWTGLAMAAFLIVVGLTGSVLAFFGELNHWLSPELFPEPRPGVRLDAGTLARSAEELVPQARTSSVYLGFAGTAMVRMEPRPGAAQKLDFQQLMLDPIDGHELGRREAGGLPTGLATIIPFVYQLHMNLLMGPTGAWILGIVALVWTLDCFNGFYLTLPVPSRAARNGYFARWRPAWMVKWPASSYRLNFDLHRAGGLWLWAMLLVFAWSSVSFHLNGVYAAATRLFLAYEEPLMKHEAEPAPAQKNRKPLGWEEAQAIGVRLMDEQARNHDFKIDRPNALSYMRARGLYGYSVHSSRDVGEKYGSTTVYFDAYSGEFHALGLPSGEHAGNTLTSWLVALHMANLFGLPYKIFVCALGFAITMLSGTGVYIWLRKRRARKRIPSQKRVAPEPLTIAAQASAE from the coding sequence ATGATTACGCGCTCGCTCTGGGTCGTCGTGCATCGCTGGACCGGCCTGGCAATGGCGGCCTTTCTCATCGTCGTCGGGCTTACGGGCAGCGTGCTCGCTTTCTTCGGCGAGTTGAACCACTGGCTCTCGCCGGAACTCTTCCCCGAGCCGCGTCCCGGCGTCCGGCTCGACGCCGGAACGCTGGCGCGCAGCGCCGAGGAGCTGGTTCCGCAAGCGCGGACAAGCTCGGTCTATCTCGGCTTCGCCGGGACGGCGATGGTTCGAATGGAGCCGCGGCCCGGCGCGGCTCAAAAGCTCGACTTCCAGCAGTTGATGCTGGATCCTATCGACGGCCATGAACTGGGCCGGCGCGAGGCAGGCGGTCTTCCAACCGGCCTCGCGACGATCATCCCCTTCGTCTACCAGCTGCACATGAATCTGCTGATGGGGCCGACCGGCGCCTGGATACTCGGGATCGTCGCTCTCGTCTGGACGCTGGATTGCTTCAACGGTTTCTATCTGACGCTGCCTGTTCCCAGCCGCGCGGCGCGCAACGGTTACTTCGCACGCTGGCGTCCCGCCTGGATGGTGAAATGGCCGGCCTCCAGCTATCGCCTCAATTTCGACCTGCATCGCGCGGGCGGGCTATGGCTGTGGGCGATGCTGCTCGTATTCGCGTGGTCGAGCGTCTCGTTCCATCTGAACGGCGTTTACGCCGCAGCGACGAGACTGTTCCTCGCTTACGAGGAACCGCTCATGAAGCATGAAGCGGAGCCGGCGCCGGCGCAAAAAAACCGCAAGCCGCTGGGCTGGGAGGAGGCGCAGGCGATCGGCGTCCGGCTGATGGACGAACAGGCGAGAAATCACGACTTCAAGATCGACCGGCCGAACGCGCTGTCATATATGCGCGCTCGTGGGCTCTATGGTTACAGCGTGCATTCCAGCCGCGACGTCGGCGAGAAATACGGCTCGACCACGGTCTACTTCGACGCCTATTCGGGAGAGTTTCACGCGCTTGGTCTCCCCAGCGGGGAGCACGCCGGCAATACGCTGACATCCTGGCTCGTGGCGCTCCACATGGCCAATCTGTTCGGTCTTCCGTACAAGATTTTCGTCTGCGCGCTCGGCTTCGCCATCACGATGCTCTCAGGGACCGGCGTGTACATCTGGTTGCGCAAGCGACGCGCGCGAAAGCGCATCCCCTCGCAGAAGCGCGTCGCGCCGGAGCCGCTCACAATCGCCGCGCAAGCGTCGGCGGAGTGA
- the nirB gene encoding nitrite reductase large subunit NirB: MAKKKLVVVGNGMAGVRAVEEVLLRGGADLFDIVIFGAEPYGNYNRIMLSSVLSGEQDASEIFMNPLDWYRERNIALHAGDPVARIDRAAKIVVSEAGLREGYDKLLIATGSRPFIPPIDGVRGVDGGLKSGVFGFRSMDDCNAIMARAGESSRAAVIGGGLLGLEAAHGLLKHMSEVHVVHSGRHLMNQQLDAAAGAMLAAGMAELGARVHLDKRTVGVVGESEVAGVAFKDGERLDCELVVLAAGVRPNIEIGLCAGLTVERAIVVDDHMRTEDDPDVYALGECAQHRGKVYGMVAPLWEQGKVFADHVTQTNPDARYHGSKLATKLKVMGIELASMGSPEPQEGDELIQFSEPRRAVYKKLVIRNGRLVGGVLLGDIAKAAYLMQAFAKDAPLPEDRLRMLFDFGAPSGTAAIEEMSAETQVCNCSGVTKAAIASCVAAGHRTLKAAMDATRAGKGCGACKPLVAETVLYFCGGEAEEDPSIHYYVPCIPMTKPRLAAELRERGLKSVSAVFDALAGGVEDAASKPALASLLATIWNRDYEDERGARFINDRVHANIQKDGSFSVVPEMPGGVCTPAELMRIAEVALKYHIPLVKLTGGQRIDLVGAQKNVLPAIWRDLDMPAGAAWAKAYRTCKSCIGSDYCRFGLDDSMGLAQKVERRFRGVESPAKLKLATAGCPRNCSEAMIKDVGFVAIGDGNWEIYVGGAGGSHVRKGDLLCTVDGEEKALALAGRFLQYYRENANWRERTYDFIERVGIDHVRAVVAADSEGQGAALDAAMQAAVDAACDPWKEASAPRTANQFAAAIGAED, translated from the coding sequence ATGGCCAAGAAAAAACTCGTGGTCGTCGGCAACGGCATGGCCGGCGTGCGCGCTGTAGAGGAGGTTCTCCTCCGGGGCGGCGCCGATCTCTTCGACATCGTGATCTTCGGCGCCGAGCCCTACGGCAATTACAACAGGATCATGCTTTCCAGCGTCTTGAGCGGCGAGCAGGACGCGAGTGAAATCTTCATGAATCCGCTGGACTGGTACAGGGAGCGCAACATCGCCCTGCATGCCGGAGATCCGGTAGCCAGGATCGATCGCGCCGCCAAAATCGTGGTTTCGGAAGCGGGCCTTCGCGAAGGCTACGACAAGCTTCTCATCGCGACAGGAAGCCGTCCTTTCATTCCGCCGATCGATGGCGTTCGCGGCGTCGACGGAGGGTTGAAATCCGGGGTCTTCGGTTTCCGCAGCATGGATGATTGCAACGCCATCATGGCGCGCGCCGGGGAAAGCTCACGCGCCGCCGTCATCGGAGGCGGCCTGCTCGGACTCGAGGCCGCCCATGGCCTGCTGAAGCATATGAGCGAGGTGCATGTTGTCCACAGCGGCAGGCATCTGATGAACCAGCAACTCGACGCCGCGGCGGGGGCGATGCTCGCGGCCGGCATGGCGGAGCTCGGCGCCCGGGTGCATCTCGATAAGCGGACGGTCGGCGTCGTCGGCGAGAGCGAGGTTGCAGGCGTCGCCTTCAAGGACGGCGAGAGGCTGGATTGCGAATTGGTCGTGCTGGCGGCAGGCGTGCGACCGAATATTGAAATCGGGCTCTGCGCCGGCCTGACCGTCGAACGCGCCATCGTCGTCGACGATCACATGCGCACGGAAGACGATCCCGACGTTTATGCGCTCGGCGAATGCGCCCAGCATCGCGGCAAGGTCTATGGCATGGTCGCTCCGCTGTGGGAGCAGGGCAAGGTCTTCGCTGACCATGTGACTCAAACCAATCCGGACGCCCGCTATCACGGCTCCAAGCTGGCGACCAAGCTGAAGGTCATGGGCATCGAGCTTGCGTCGATGGGCTCGCCCGAGCCCCAGGAAGGCGACGAACTGATCCAGTTCTCCGAGCCCCGAAGGGCCGTCTACAAGAAACTCGTCATTCGCAACGGCCGCCTCGTGGGAGGGGTCCTGCTCGGCGATATCGCAAAAGCGGCCTATCTGATGCAGGCCTTCGCGAAAGACGCGCCCTTGCCGGAAGACCGGTTGCGGATGCTGTTCGATTTCGGCGCGCCGAGCGGGACGGCGGCGATCGAAGAGATGTCCGCCGAAACGCAGGTCTGCAACTGCAGCGGCGTCACAAAAGCTGCGATCGCCTCCTGCGTCGCGGCCGGCCATCGCACTTTGAAAGCGGCGATGGATGCAACCCGAGCCGGCAAAGGCTGCGGCGCCTGCAAACCCCTCGTCGCCGAGACGGTGCTCTATTTTTGTGGCGGCGAGGCCGAAGAGGATCCTTCGATCCATTACTACGTCCCGTGCATTCCCATGACGAAGCCGAGGCTGGCCGCGGAGCTGCGGGAGAGGGGCCTCAAATCCGTTTCCGCTGTTTTCGATGCGCTCGCGGGGGGAGTCGAGGACGCGGCGAGCAAGCCTGCGCTCGCCTCGCTGCTGGCGACGATCTGGAACCGCGATTACGAAGACGAGCGCGGCGCCCGCTTCATCAATGACCGCGTGCACGCCAATATCCAGAAAGACGGATCGTTCTCGGTCGTTCCGGAGATGCCGGGCGGCGTTTGCACGCCTGCGGAGTTGATGCGCATCGCCGAGGTCGCTTTGAAATATCATATTCCGCTCGTCAAGCTGACGGGCGGGCAGAGGATCGACCTCGTCGGAGCGCAAAAGAATGTCCTGCCCGCGATCTGGCGCGATCTCGACATGCCCGCCGGGGCGGCCTGGGCCAAGGCCTATCGTACCTGCAAGAGCTGCATCGGTTCGGACTATTGCCGTTTCGGCCTCGATGACAGCATGGGATTGGCCCAGAAGGTCGAGCGTCGGTTTCGCGGGGTGGAAAGCCCGGCCAAACTCAAGCTCGCCACGGCGGGATGCCCTCGCAACTGCTCGGAAGCCATGATCAAGGACGTCGGCTTCGTTGCGATAGGCGATGGCAATTGGGAGATTTATGTCGGTGGAGCGGGCGGCTCGCATGTGCGCAAGGGCGACTTGCTTTGCACGGTCGACGGCGAAGAAAAGGCGCTCGCTCTCGCCGGCCGTTTTCTCCAATACTACCGCGAGAACGCCAACTGGCGCGAGCGCACTTACGATTTCATCGAGCGCGTCGGCATAGATCATGTCCGAGCGGTTGTCGCTGCGGATTCCGAAGGGCAGGGAGCGGCTCTCGACGCGGCCATGCAGGCGGCTGTCGACGCCGCTTGCGATCCCTGGAAGGAAGCGTCGGCGCCGAGGACTGCGAACCAGTTCGCCGCCGCGATTGGCGCGGAGGACTGA
- a CDS encoding TonB-dependent siderophore receptor codes for MFRSTPPRRASAGALALVLASSCPAALAQEALPSIDVGSAAPPATSAPATSTPAPGPMTAKEREKAEEHSYTRSYATTATKTDTPILDTPRAIVVVPKQVLEDAQVLNTQDAVRFVSGVQQGLGVYYDSYIIRGFPTASNTYRNGLKLFAVAGSEDVSFIDRVEIVKGPTAMLYGRIQPGGLVNFVTKRPQEEAAYSIQEQFGSWGLSRTTLDLTGPVTSDKSVLYRVMGAFDHSDSWVDFEHHDKGAFSGEVSWRPTTQFEANVGLEYYNDSDANRGGYAGMIPAIATTYKVPWLIGRPAYLPRDWTQNDPQKYNQFPDTIERELVSADWTYRFNDQWKVTNRFLYNHSDENENYLLAAPVALNYKTGNLLRRLSWSQVYRDNWSINLDVTGKVETGPVKHNLLFGFDYYDYHNLYLGDNPAPRAVPEIPAFNIWAPAYGGINWTIIGAQQAYAHGNKSRNKSLDVGYYVQDDIDYNDIIHFLIGGRYDIAFDAASELAFATVSGSPCFPLCDGHYTPPWKGNPTYHKVSPSGGLLFKLTPEYSVYASYAESFGTSNATARSFSGAPFQPQEGRQYEIGAKASLYDGKLTASIAAYDLYMTNVLTTDPANSGFSIAAGEVRSRGVELDIAGQVTDNISIIGGYTYDDALVIKDNTTGTGAILGKRQPGVPRNAGSLWAKYDTAPGLKEGWSFGAGAFANGLREANATNSWALPGYVRFDTMIGYRTVFEGHQVEAQLNVVNIADAKYFDTAVNSQYAVYGQPRTFIGSIKVKF; via the coding sequence ATGTTCCGTTCGACCCCGCCACGCCGCGCTTCCGCCGGCGCGCTCGCACTCGTCCTCGCCTCGTCCTGCCCAGCCGCCCTCGCGCAGGAAGCCTTGCCGTCCATAGACGTCGGCAGCGCCGCGCCCCCGGCGACCTCGGCGCCCGCGACCTCGACTCCAGCGCCCGGTCCTATGACGGCTAAGGAGCGCGAGAAGGCCGAGGAGCACTCCTACACCCGCAGCTATGCGACAACGGCGACCAAGACCGATACGCCGATCCTCGATACGCCGAGAGCCATTGTCGTCGTTCCCAAGCAGGTGCTGGAGGACGCTCAGGTTCTCAACACGCAGGATGCGGTGAGATTCGTGTCGGGCGTGCAGCAGGGCCTGGGCGTCTATTACGACAGCTACATCATCCGCGGATTTCCGACCGCCTCGAACACTTACCGGAACGGCCTCAAGCTGTTCGCGGTCGCCGGCTCGGAGGATGTGTCCTTCATCGACCGGGTCGAGATCGTGAAGGGGCCGACCGCGATGCTTTATGGGCGCATCCAACCCGGCGGACTGGTGAATTTCGTGACGAAGCGCCCGCAGGAGGAGGCTGCCTACAGCATTCAGGAACAGTTCGGAAGCTGGGGATTGTCGCGCACCACGCTGGATCTCACCGGACCCGTGACCTCGGATAAATCCGTCCTCTATCGCGTCATGGGAGCGTTCGATCACTCTGACTCATGGGTCGATTTCGAGCATCACGACAAGGGCGCTTTCTCAGGCGAAGTCAGCTGGCGGCCAACGACGCAATTCGAGGCCAATGTGGGTCTCGAATATTACAATGACAGCGACGCCAACCGCGGCGGCTACGCGGGGATGATCCCCGCGATCGCGACGACCTATAAAGTGCCGTGGCTCATTGGACGGCCCGCCTATCTGCCGCGCGATTGGACGCAAAACGATCCACAAAAATACAACCAGTTTCCGGATACGATCGAGCGCGAGCTGGTCTCCGCCGACTGGACCTATCGCTTCAACGATCAATGGAAGGTGACCAACCGGTTCTTGTACAATCACAGCGATGAAAACGAGAATTATCTTCTCGCCGCTCCCGTCGCGCTGAATTACAAAACCGGCAATCTCCTGCGGCGCCTGAGCTGGAGCCAGGTCTATCGCGACAACTGGTCCATCAATCTCGACGTGACCGGCAAGGTCGAAACCGGCCCCGTCAAACACAACCTTTTGTTCGGCTTCGATTATTACGACTATCACAACCTGTATCTCGGCGACAATCCCGCCCCCAGGGCGGTGCCGGAAATCCCAGCGTTCAACATCTGGGCTCCAGCCTATGGCGGCATAAACTGGACGATCATCGGCGCCCAGCAGGCCTATGCCCATGGCAACAAGAGCCGCAACAAGTCCCTGGACGTCGGCTATTATGTTCAGGACGACATCGATTATAACGATATCATCCATTTCCTGATCGGCGGACGCTACGACATCGCGTTCGACGCCGCCTCGGAGCTCGCCTTCGCGACGGTTTCGGGGAGCCCCTGCTTTCCGCTTTGCGACGGCCACTATACCCCGCCGTGGAAAGGCAATCCGACCTATCACAAGGTCTCGCCCAGCGGCGGACTGCTGTTCAAGCTGACGCCCGAATATTCGGTTTACGCCAGCTACGCCGAGTCGTTCGGAACGTCGAACGCGACTGCGCGCAGCTTCAGCGGCGCGCCGTTCCAGCCTCAGGAGGGCAGGCAATATGAAATCGGCGCCAAGGCGAGCCTCTACGACGGCAAGCTCACGGCGTCGATAGCCGCCTACGATCTTTACATGACCAACGTGCTGACGACCGATCCGGCCAATTCGGGCTTTTCGATCGCCGCCGGCGAGGTGCGCAGCCGCGGCGTTGAACTCGACATCGCCGGACAGGTCACCGACAACATCAGCATCATCGGCGGCTATACCTATGACGACGCCCTGGTCATCAAGGACAATACGACCGGAACCGGCGCCATTCTCGGCAAACGTCAGCCCGGCGTTCCGCGAAACGCCGGCAGCCTCTGGGCGAAATACGACACGGCGCCCGGTCTGAAGGAGGGCTGGAGCTTCGGCGCCGGAGCCTTCGCCAACGGCCTGCGCGAAGCAAACGCTACGAACTCTTGGGCGCTGCCGGGCTACGTGCGCTTCGATACGATGATCGGCTATCGCACCGTGTTCGAAGGTCATCAGGTCGAGGCGCAGTTGAATGTCGTCAATATCGCCGACGCCAAATATTTCGACACGGCGGTCAACAGCCAATACGCCGTCTACGGACAACCGAGAACTTTCATCGGGTCGATCAAGGTCAAGTTCTAG
- a CDS encoding DsbA family protein, protein MQQITPPILSRRDALRLIGVVPFAVAAHADDTQWYPIQGDDGAPVRNFRIPAELDPAATPGIVWRGAEGADAVLYEFFDYNCAWCRKAAREIEALVAKDKRLRLGLVNNAMLSIGSVQAAKVQQAILRLYGPKVAYDFHLRMFARKGQNDGLAALDVARSMKLDAAKIEESADSDVVSDVLKRQTRLASSLDMNMTPSFVIAGAALIGWPGIKALGSVAAAVHQCGLPVCEKK, encoded by the coding sequence ATGCAGCAAATCACTCCACCCATCCTCAGCCGAAGAGACGCGCTGCGCCTCATCGGCGTCGTTCCCTTCGCCGTCGCCGCGCACGCCGACGACACGCAATGGTATCCGATCCAGGGCGACGACGGCGCGCCGGTCAGGAACTTTCGCATTCCGGCGGAACTCGATCCCGCCGCTACGCCCGGAATCGTCTGGCGCGGTGCGGAAGGCGCCGACGCGGTCCTCTATGAGTTCTTCGACTACAATTGCGCCTGGTGCCGAAAGGCGGCCCGCGAAATCGAGGCGCTCGTCGCAAAGGACAAGCGCCTGCGCCTCGGGCTCGTCAACAACGCCATGTTGTCGATCGGCTCGGTTCAGGCTGCGAAGGTTCAGCAGGCCATCCTCAGGCTTTACGGGCCCAAGGTCGCCTATGATTTTCACCTGCGCATGTTTGCGCGCAAGGGCCAGAACGACGGGCTCGCCGCGCTCGACGTGGCGCGGTCGATGAAGCTCGACGCCGCGAAGATCGAGGAATCCGCCGACAGCGACGTCGTATCCGACGTGCTGAAGCGCCAGACGCGACTCGCTTCCAGCCTCGACATGAACATGACGCCGTCCTTCGTCATCGCCGGCGCCGCCTTGATCGGATGGCCCGGGATCAAAGCGCTGGGGTCCGTCGCCGCCGCCGTGCATCAATGCGGCCTGCCGGTCTGCGAGAAAAAATAA